Proteins encoded by one window of Maliibacterium massiliense:
- a CDS encoding ATP-dependent RecD-like DNA helicase, with protein MISRIVYRNEDNGFSVLEIDPGAGDETTAVGNLAFVEAGERVRLWGEWVSHNEYGQQLKVTEYETVLPTDMVGMERYLGSGMVKGIGPSTAQRIVQHFGMEAMDIMLYAPQRLTEISGIGPVKCAQIAESFREQHQMRDVMVFLQGHGVSPLYAVKIYKRYGEQARDMVQENPYRLTEDIEGIGFLSADRIGRSLGIAPDASQRLEAGLTYMLQRAQEFGHVCLPQEELVQKSAQLLEADIAAVERALSQMLITRRLVLQQLEAGPFIYRPVMLEAEQDAAFRLARLARAGRGAGAQDVAARIARKEEARGITLADGQRMAIQRALTAPLAVITGGPGTGKTTVLDFLLDVLQEEGLEVLLCAPTGRAAKRMSDATGREACTIHRLLEYASGEGAQARFNRNEEYPLEADVVVVDECSMVDLWLMSRLLRALAAGTRLILVGDANQLPPVGPGNVLEDIIASGAAESTELTEIFRQAQQSLIVVNAHRIHHGEQPELHAKDKDFFFERKNNAADIARTTVDLCARRIPGFLDVDPMRDIQVLAPMKKGEAGVINLNRMLQEALNPPDTQKHEKRVGALVLREGDKVMQMRNNYHIAWMRGAARGEGVFNGDMGVIAYIDHQEQAITVELDDGRSVAYDFAEADQLDIAYAASVHKSQGSEFPVVVLPLAGGAPMLMTRNLLYTAVTRATRMVMVVGREETVCAMVGNNRIVRRYGALRERLARLMGEENGYGMA; from the coding sequence TATCGCAACGAGGACAACGGCTTTTCTGTGCTGGAGATCGACCCGGGCGCGGGCGACGAGACCACCGCGGTGGGCAACCTCGCCTTTGTGGAGGCGGGGGAGCGCGTGCGCCTGTGGGGGGAATGGGTCTCCCACAATGAGTACGGGCAGCAGCTCAAAGTAACGGAATATGAGACGGTGCTGCCCACCGACATGGTGGGCATGGAACGCTATCTGGGCAGCGGCATGGTCAAGGGCATCGGCCCCTCCACCGCGCAGCGCATCGTGCAGCACTTCGGCATGGAGGCCATGGATATCATGCTCTACGCGCCGCAGCGCCTGACGGAGATATCCGGCATCGGGCCGGTGAAGTGCGCCCAGATCGCGGAATCCTTCCGCGAGCAGCACCAGATGCGCGACGTCATGGTCTTTTTGCAGGGCCATGGCGTCTCGCCGCTTTACGCGGTCAAGATTTACAAGCGCTACGGCGAACAGGCGCGCGATATGGTGCAGGAGAACCCCTACCGCCTCACCGAGGACATCGAGGGCATCGGCTTTTTGAGCGCCGACCGCATCGGCCGCTCGCTGGGCATCGCGCCCGACGCCTCCCAGCGCCTGGAGGCGGGGCTGACCTACATGCTGCAGCGCGCCCAGGAGTTTGGGCACGTCTGCCTGCCCCAGGAAGAGCTGGTGCAAAAGAGCGCCCAGCTGCTGGAGGCGGATATCGCCGCGGTGGAGCGGGCGCTCTCCCAGATGCTCATCACCCGCCGCCTGGTGCTGCAGCAGCTGGAGGCGGGCCCCTTTATCTACCGGCCCGTGATGCTGGAGGCCGAGCAGGACGCGGCCTTTCGCCTGGCGCGCCTGGCGCGGGCGGGGCGGGGCGCGGGGGCGCAGGACGTGGCTGCGCGCATCGCGCGCAAGGAGGAAGCGCGCGGCATCACGCTGGCGGACGGGCAGCGCATGGCGATCCAGCGGGCGCTCACCGCGCCGCTTGCGGTGATCACCGGCGGGCCGGGCACGGGCAAGACCACGGTGCTGGATTTTTTGCTCGATGTGCTGCAGGAGGAGGGCCTGGAGGTGCTGCTTTGCGCGCCCACGGGCCGCGCGGCCAAGCGCATGAGCGACGCCACGGGCCGGGAGGCCTGCACCATCCACCGGCTGCTGGAGTATGCCTCGGGCGAGGGGGCGCAGGCCCGCTTTAACCGCAACGAGGAATACCCGCTGGAGGCGGACGTGGTGGTGGTGGACGAGTGCTCCATGGTGGATTTGTGGCTGATGAGCCGCCTGCTGCGCGCGCTGGCGGCGGGCACGCGCCTGATACTGGTGGGGGACGCAAACCAGCTGCCGCCGGTGGGGCCGGGCAACGTGCTGGAGGATATCATCGCCTCGGGCGCGGCAGAGAGCACGGAGCTGACGGAGATCTTCCGCCAGGCGCAGCAGAGCCTGATCGTGGTCAACGCCCACCGCATCCACCACGGCGAGCAGCCAGAGTTGCACGCCAAAGATAAGGACTTCTTTTTTGAACGCAAGAACAATGCCGCGGATATTGCGCGCACTACGGTGGATTTGTGCGCGCGGCGCATCCCGGGCTTTTTGGACGTGGACCCCATGCGGGATATCCAGGTGCTCGCACCCATGAAGAAGGGGGAGGCGGGGGTGATCAACCTCAACCGCATGCTGCAGGAGGCGCTCAACCCGCCCGATACGCAGAAGCACGAAAAACGGGTGGGCGCCCTGGTGCTGCGCGAGGGGGACAAGGTGATGCAGATGCGCAACAACTATCACATCGCCTGGATGCGGGGCGCGGCGCGGGGCGAGGGCGTCTTCAACGGGGATATGGGCGTAATTGCGTACATCGACCACCAAGAGCAGGCCATCACCGTGGAGCTGGACGACGGCCGCTCGGTGGCCTATGATTTTGCCGAGGCGGACCAGCTGGATATCGCCTATGCGGCATCGGTGCATAAGTCCCAGGGCAGCGAGTTCCCCGTGGTGGTGCTGCCGCTTGCGGGCGGCGCGCCCATGCTCATGACACGCAATCTGCTCTACACCGCGGTCACCCGCGCCACGCGCATGGTGATGGTGGTGGGCAGGGAGGAGACGGTGTGCGCCATGGTGGGCAACAACCGCATCGTGCGCCGCTACGGCGCGCTGCGCGAGCGGCTGGCGCGCCTGATGGGGGAGGAAAATGGCTATGGCATGGCTTGA
- a CDS encoding zinc-ribbon domain containing protein yields the protein MYEDKTLVCRDCGAEFVFTAGEQEFYAERGFQNEPVRCKACRDARKAHSNNGQPREMHEAICASCGRPAQVPFIPRDDRPVYCSECFQKMRESR from the coding sequence ATGTACGAAGACAAGACCCTGGTGTGCAGGGACTGCGGTGCGGAATTCGTTTTCACCGCCGGTGAACAGGAATTCTATGCCGAGCGTGGCTTCCAGAACGAACCGGTGCGCTGCAAAGCCTGCCGTGACGCTCGCAAAGCCCACAGTAACAACGGCCAGCCCCGCGAAATGCACGAAGCCATTTGCGCTTCCTGCGGCAGACCGGCACAAGTACCCTTCATTCCCCGTGACGATCGCCCGGTTTACTGCAGCGAATGTTTCCAGAAAATGCGCGAATCCAGATAA
- a CDS encoding ComF family protein, with amino-acid sequence MAWLERVGGRVLDFLAPPDASCVLCGGQADISRSTGLCGDCARTLSFCGPIAGGVPAPLAGAAAALWHTEAGEALVHRFKFQAQLSCGHALALLMLQTRDVLPKQSDLLIPVPLHPLRRMRRGFNQAAYLCRLLARATGLDVARRALRRTRNTPHQVGMTRQQRRENIHGAFALCRGADVAGRHVVLVDDVFTTGATLAECARVLRAGGAASVFAWCATAAPLREK; translated from the coding sequence ATGGCATGGCTTGAACGCGTGGGCGGGCGCGTGCTGGACTTTCTCGCCCCGCCGGATGCGAGCTGTGTGCTGTGCGGCGGCCAGGCAGATATCTCACGCAGCACGGGGCTGTGCGGGGACTGCGCCCGCACGCTTTCTTTCTGCGGCCCCATCGCAGGCGGGGTACCGGCGCCCCTTGCGGGCGCAGCGGCGGCGCTGTGGCATACGGAGGCGGGCGAGGCGCTGGTGCACCGCTTCAAGTTTCAGGCACAGCTCTCCTGCGGCCATGCGCTCGCGCTGCTGATGCTGCAGACGCGCGATGTGCTGCCCAAGCAGAGCGACCTGCTCATACCGGTGCCGCTGCACCCGTTGCGCCGGATGCGCAGGGGCTTTAACCAGGCGGCGTACCTGTGCCGACTGCTTGCGCGGGCAACAGGGCTGGATGTTGCGCGGCGCGCGTTGCGCCGCACGCGCAACACGCCCCACCAAGTGGGCATGACGCGGCAGCAGCGCAGGGAGAACATCCACGGCGCGTTCGCCCTCTGCCGGGGCGCGGACGTGGCGGGCAGGCACGTCGTGCTGGTGGACGACGTGTTTACCACCGGCGCCACGCTGGCCGAATGCGCTCGGGTGCTGCGCGCAGGCGGGGCCGCCAGCGTTTTTGCCTGGTGCGCCACCGCCGCGCCGTTGCGCGAAAAATAA